The DNA window CTCGAAACTTTAGGTAATAATTCCTTTGCTTCTTTTTCATCACTTGTTCCTCTTAATTTTTTAACCGCGCCGCGTGCTGTTTTAGCATAATAACGGTTAGATAAACGTTTAGCGTTGTTTGAACGAATGCGCTTGATTGCTGATTTGTGGTTTGCCATTGTATAATCTCTAAAATTTTTTCCCAATTTTGGGAAGGCAAATATACTAAATTTTTCGAATATCCAAGTGTTAAAAACAAAATGCAAAAAACCCGTAAAATGCTCTAATTTTGTAAGATATGCGGTTTTTAAGCTCAATAGCCTTCCTTATTTCGAGTATAATGGCATATGGGCAAAACCCATTAAAACCCGCTAAAAACCTGGTTCCGAACGGCAGTTTTGAGAACTGCCGTAAACCCATTAATAATTTGCGAATGGCTATTCCCTGGAAACCCATGGCATCTGTGGATTATTACCATAAACCGGTTGAAAAAGACACCACAGCCCATAAAGGCGCTTATGATGGTAATGCCTACTGTGGTTTACGTTTTCAAAAAAAATATAAAGAATTTATGGAGGTGAAGTTGGTTGAATCCTTACACCGGGGTACAATTTATGAAGTTTCTATGCAAGTTCGTTTAGCCTATTGGAGTAATGCCACCTTAAAATCTTTCGGTTTTTTGTTAAGCAAAGGCGGTTACCATAAACAAGCCGATGCGGTGCGTGGGAATATGGTGGACACTATGGCTAAGAAAAAAGGATTGATGCAGGGTTTCCAATGGTTTACGGTAAGAGGTTATTATAAAGCGGATGGTGGAGAAAAATATTTAACGCTTGGCAATTTTGCGCCTGATGTAAAAAAGGATATGATGCGCATGAATATTTTAAAAATGGGATTTAAGGAAGCTTATTATTTTATTGACGATGTAAATTTAAAAGTACATAAAGAAGATAAGGAAGAAGTAGAAGTGGTGATTGTTGGCCCAACAATAAAGGAAGAAGACTCAACGCTTGTGGTTAAAAACGATATTCAGGTTGGAGAGAAAGTAGCTTTAAAAAATATTATTTTCGATCATGGTAAGTATTATTTATTGCCTGAGTCTTATGTTGAATTAAATAAACTGGTGAAGTATCTAATGAAAAATCCGAGTATACAAATTCAAATTAATGGCCATAGCGATAACAGTGGATTGAATTTTAAGAATCAAAAAATGAGTGAACTTAGAGCGCGTGAAGTGTTTGAATATTTAATTAAAAAAGGAGT is part of the Sphingobacteriaceae bacterium genome and encodes:
- a CDS encoding 30S ribosomal protein S20, with amino-acid sequence MANHKSAIKRIRSNNAKRLSNRYYAKTARGAVKKLRGTSDEKEAKELLPKVSSMLDKLAKKNVIHKNKAANLKSKLSKKVASLKK
- a CDS encoding OmpA family protein, whose protein sequence is MRFLSSIAFLISSIMAYGQNPLKPAKNLVPNGSFENCRKPINNLRMAIPWKPMASVDYYHKPVEKDTTAHKGAYDGNAYCGLRFQKKYKEFMEVKLVESLHRGTIYEVSMQVRLAYWSNATLKSFGFLLSKGGYHKQADAVRGNMVDTMAKKKGLMQGFQWFTVRGYYKADGGEKYLTLGNFAPDVKKDMMRMNILKMGFKEAYYFIDDVNLKVHKEDKEEVEVVIVGPTIKEEDSTLVVKNDIQVGEKVALKNIIFDHGKYYLLPESYVELNKLVKYLMKNPSIQIQINGHSDNSGLNFKNQKMSELRAREVFEYLIKKGVQNRMYFKGFGSSQPVASNDTDEGKALNRRVEFEIIKK